The following proteins come from a genomic window of Falsibacillus albus:
- a CDS encoding NUDIX hydrolase has product MKLRQMAVALLFNSKEEMLFIQKKKKDSLFKDLFLPIGGHMEYGEMNDPHKACLREIEEETGLKEDVLNELRLKYIVLRMKALQEVRMQYVFVGNVLPGVDLQESEEGSLFWCTPKSLPDHVITATTKEIIYHYQHLGAHDESTYCGSMKSNNGEPEISWSLLEDWEAIEV; this is encoded by the coding sequence ATGAAACTTAGACAAATGGCTGTCGCCTTATTATTCAATTCGAAAGAGGAAATGTTATTTATTCAAAAAAAGAAGAAAGACTCGCTTTTCAAAGATCTATTTCTCCCGATTGGGGGGCATATGGAATATGGGGAAATGAATGATCCCCATAAAGCATGTTTGCGGGAAATTGAAGAAGAAACAGGGCTAAAAGAAGACGTTCTGAATGAGTTAAGGCTGAAATATATTGTTTTAAGAATGAAAGCGCTTCAGGAAGTCAGGATGCAATATGTTTTTGTCGGTAATGTTTTACCTGGGGTTGATTTGCAAGAGAGTGAAGAAGGATCCCTGTTTTGGTGTACGCCCAAATCGCTACCCGATCATGTGATCACAGCCACAACAAAAGAAATTATCTACCATTACCAACATTTAGGTGCTCATGATGAAAGTACATATTGTGGCTCGATGAAATCAAATAACGGAGAACCGGAAATTTCCTGGTCGCTATTGGAAGACTGGGAAGCTATTGAGGTGTGA
- a CDS encoding aminoglycoside phosphotransferase family protein, translating to MDVIKLIKDSSKIVRQADTIKAINQGFYTDEKYVLSLNNDRYLLRVGNAEVFKRKVVEFEILQEMHRTGIQTPLPIEKRILDEKGIYYTIYSFIEGDDAATIIHELNETEQYLLGIEAGNELARMNKFHAPSNVEPWYDRALRKHERYVQAYQTCGIHVDGDEEILECIENNKHLLQGRPNRFQHDDFHLGNIIVKNKKYAGAIDFSNFDWGDPVHDFVKVALFTSEVSVPFSVGQVKGYFAEGAPEDFWSLYAVYTAMSIFSSIVWVLKFDPKNTEEMVQRLRRVIIDHDGFKRTRPKWFREQLMEGEDTLLRRRSSYET from the coding sequence ATGGACGTCATTAAGTTAATAAAAGATTCAAGCAAAATAGTGAGACAGGCTGACACAATCAAAGCAATCAACCAAGGCTTCTACACTGATGAAAAGTATGTCCTATCACTTAATAACGATAGGTATCTTCTCAGGGTTGGCAATGCAGAAGTGTTCAAGAGAAAAGTAGTGGAATTTGAAATCCTGCAAGAGATGCATCGAACAGGGATTCAAACCCCTTTGCCCATTGAAAAAAGAATATTAGATGAAAAAGGAATCTACTACACGATTTATTCTTTTATTGAAGGGGATGATGCTGCCACCATAATCCATGAATTAAATGAAACGGAGCAATATTTATTAGGAATCGAAGCTGGCAATGAGCTGGCAAGAATGAATAAATTTCATGCTCCTTCAAATGTTGAACCATGGTATGACAGAGCTTTGAGAAAGCATGAGAGATATGTACAAGCCTATCAGACATGCGGCATTCATGTGGATGGAGATGAGGAGATTCTCGAGTGCATTGAGAATAATAAGCACTTGCTCCAAGGTCGGCCGAATCGATTTCAGCATGACGACTTTCATTTAGGCAATATCATCGTGAAAAATAAAAAGTATGCCGGTGCTATTGACTTTTCCAATTTTGATTGGGGAGATCCTGTACATGATTTTGTGAAAGTCGCCCTTTTCACCAGTGAGGTCAGTGTGCCTTTTTCGGTCGGGCAAGTCAAAGGCTATTTCGCTGAAGGAGCACCAGAAGATTTTTGGTCATTGTATGCAGTCTATACAGCGATGAGCATCTTTTCTTCGATTGTCTGGGTGTTGAAATTCGATCCAAAAAATACAGAAGAAATGGTCCAGCGGCTGCGGAGGGTGATCATTGATCATGATGGCTTTAAACGAACGAGGCCAAAATGGTTTCGTGAGCAGCTGATGGAAGGTGAGGATACTTTACTTAGAAGGAGAAGTTCCTATGAAACTTAG